A window of Nonomuraea angiospora genomic DNA:
GCGGTCTCAGCCGGGATCTTGGTGTAGGTCGGCAGGACCTTGGTGACCGCGCTGCGGTCGGTGGCCGCGATCTGCTGCGCCTTGGCCATGGCCCGCTGGAAGGCGGCCAGGGTCTTGGGGTTGTTCTGCGTCCACTTCTCCGTGGCCGCCCAGCCGGTGATGGGCAGACCGTCGGTCGGGCCGGACATGGTGTCCAGCAGCATGGTGGCGCCGATCTCCTTCTTCGCCTGGCTGACGTACGGGTCCGTCATCCACACGGCGTCGACGCTGCCCTTGTCCAGGGAGGAGATCCAGTCCGTCGTCTGGATCACGACGTAGGTGATGTCCTTGCCGGGGGTGGGGTCGAGGCCGGCGATCTTGAAGTGGGGGCTCATCGTGAGCGTGCCCAGGCCGCCGACGATGTTGACGCCGATCTTCTTGCCCTTCAGGTCGGCGACCTGCTTGATCGGGGAGTCCTTCTTGACCATGATGCCGAAGGCCCCGGGGGCGCCCTGGTAGGAGTCCGCGATGTACTTGAACTTCTCAGTGCCGGCCTGCTGGATGGTCAGGATCGTGGCGTAGCTGCCCAGCACGACGTCCATCTGACCGTTGGCGAGCTTGGGGAGCACCGCCTGGGGAGCCTGGATGGGCTCCTGCTTGACGTTGAGGCCCTCTTCCTTGAAGAAGCCGCGCTCCATGGCGATGAACAGTGGCGCAGAGTCCGCACCCGGATACTGTCCGACCAACAGGTCGGTTTTCATGCCGCCGGCCGCGGAACTCGAGCTTT
This region includes:
- a CDS encoding ABC transporter substrate-binding protein encodes the protein MRFGALGRSALIGLVSTLVITGCSSSGDKPESSSSAAGGMKTDLLVGQYPGADSAPLFIAMERGFFKEEGLNVKQEPIQAPQAVLPKLANGQMDVVLGSYATILTIQQAGTEKFKYIADSYQGAPGAFGIMVKKDSPIKQVADLKGKKIGVNIVGGLGTLTMSPHFKIAGLDPTPGKDITYVVIQTTDWISSLDKGSVDAVWMTDPYVSQAKKEIGATMLLDTMSGPTDGLPITGWAATEKWTQNNPKTLAAFQRAMAKAQQIAATDRSAVTKVLPTYTKIPAETAATINLGAYPTSLNAQRIQRVADLMFDSGLLKQKMDVNSMIYAAPQG